Within Arcobacter lacus, the genomic segment TTTTACAATATATTGCCCAACCAAAGTAAAAGCATAAGGTGCGTGTGTAAAAGACAATTCAGGAAGTATAAATAGTGGAGCAAAAGTACATAACATATGACCTAAAAAGATTATAGTTACAAGTTTTGTGTAATAACCACTTAAAAATCCTATTCCTATTGCTACTTCTAAAATAGCTAAAAGCTTGATAGATAAACTTCCATCAATTAGATGAAAAAACATAATATCGATAGTTTTTATAGCCAAATCTTCTGCTGGACTTAGTGTTGGAAAAAACTTCAACATTCCGTACCATACAAAAATTATTCCTAAAGATAATCGCATTAGTTTAATTGTGTTTTGCATATTGTTTCCTTTATAAAAAAAGAATTTTAAAACAATAAATCTTTAAATAAAATTAATAATGATTATCAACAAAAGATAATATTTTTCTTTTGACTATTTTAACGATTAGATATTTTATTTATTTTTAGATTTCAAAAGCACTTTTTACTATATCAACTCCGTATTTAAGCCTTAGTTTTTGCATCTGATTTGTCAAAGCTTGTTTTTTTATCTCTTCTTCATAGTCAAAAAGATTGGCTGTAAAATCATTTGATTTTGTAAAATTAAAAACTGTAATATATAGTTGGATTACTCCATGAGTTTTATGGCTATCAACGACTTCAAAAAGTTTTATCATCTCAGCTTTAAAATCAACTTCATTAAACAGTCTATTTACATTTATATAATCTCTTACTTTTATTCCATATTCATATCTTATAAGTATCGAATAAGAAAGAGGATTTACTTTTTCTTTTTTTATAATAAAAGATAAATATCTACTTAAAATCATAACTCTTCTTCTAACTTCGTTTCTATCAAAAACAACATCAAAACTTCGCCCTATTCCTAAAGATTTTCTCTCTCTTTGAATAGTTAATTTATTATCTCTTATTCCACAAACACGATTATATAAATCTATACCACTTTTTTGCCAAGAGTAAAAAAGTTTTTGATTTTTTCTTATATCGCCTAAAGTATTTATATTATAACCTTTGAGTTTTTCACAAAGAGCTTTTCCAATTCCTGAAAAGTTTTCTATTGGAATATCTTTTGTAAACTCTGGCATATCTTGACTACTTACATATTTTATTCCATTTGGTTTTGCATACTCCGTCATAAGTTTAGATAGATATTTTGTAGAAGCAATACCAATTGAAATAGGTAAATCCAACTCATCTAATATTTTTTTCTTCAAAAAATGTGCAAACTCTAAAATCTCATCTTCTTTTATATATCCACTAACATCACAAAAAAATTCATCTATTGAATATTGTTCTATCAAAGGTACTTCTTTTTCTAATAAATCTTTTAATTTATTAGATAATTCATCGTATAAAGAATAATTTGGCGGTATCATTTTGAGTTTTGGGCAAAGTCTTAAAGCTTCATTTACGCTCATTGCAGTTTTTACACCAAACTTTCTAGCTTCATAAGAACAAGTTGTGATGATTCCTCTTATTCGACCATTTTCATCTACAAAATACTGTTTAAAACTTTTGTGTGTGTCGTTTGATAATATCTTACTTGAAAAAGCTGCTCTATTTGTAGCGATAGTTCTTTGTATTTTTTTACTTGAAAATATATCGTTGCTACTTCTTCCTCCAACAGCAACGGGAATATCAAGTAAACTCTTATTCAAAGTCCTCTCAGCAGAAACAAAAAAACAATCAATATCTAAATGTATAAACATAAAAATATTATATAGTTTTTAAAAAAGTGAATGAAAATTTATTTCAATTTGTAATATAAAATATATTATTTTTCAAACATTATTTCAAATATAGAAGAACTTTTAAAAAGTTTATGTGATATTATTCTTAAAAAATTACAAGAAATATCTATTCTTGTTTAAATCTAACACAAAACTTACGCTTACAAGTTTAATGAAAAGAGTTTAAATGACTAACAAGTTAAAAAATATTTATAAAATATTTGGACCAGGAATTTTAATGGCAACTGCTGCTATTGGAGGTTCGCACTTAGTTTCTTCGACACAATCAGGGGCTTTATATGGTTGGAGTTTGGCTATTTTTATACTTTTAGTAAATCTTTTTAAATACCCATTTTTCTTATCAAATGTTCAATATACAATGGCAACCAAAAAAAGTTTAATAGAAGGATATGCAACATTAGGAAATGGTTGGCTTTGGCTATTTACAGTTTTAGCAATAATTGCAGCTGTTGTAAATACTGCTGCTGTATCAATGTTTGCTGCAAGTTTATTTGGCTATTTTATTCCTATAAAACTTACTATCAATCTGCTTAGTTTTATTATTATTTTTGGATGTTTACTTATTCTTATTGCAGGGAAATATCATCTTTTAAACAATGTATCAAAGATTATTATGATAACTCTAAGTATTTCTACAATATTGGCTGTAATTATGGCAGCTACAAAAGAAGTTAGTGTTGTTGAAGATTTTATCTCTCCCTCACCTTGGACTTTAGCTAGTTTAGGATTTATAGTTATTTTAACAGGTTGGATGCCAGCACCAATAGAAATATCAAGTATTGGTTCTCTTTGGTTAAAAAGCCAAATGAAACAAGAGAGTATCAACTTTAAAAATGCTTTAATGGACTTCAACGTAGGATATATATCAACAGCAATTTTAGCTGTATTCTTTTTAGCTCTTGGTGCTTTAGTTTTACATGGAAGTGCTTATGAATTTAAAGATGGTATAGCATTTTCTCATCAACTTGTATCTATGTACACATCTGTAATAGGTGATTGGTCAAGACCTTTGATAGCTTTTATTGCCTTTGCTTGTATGTTTGGAACATCTATTACTGTTATTGATGGTTATGGAAGAGCTATTGCAGAAGCTTTTTCATTAATAAAACACAACAAATCAGCAAATAACAAAAGTGTGGCTATATGGACAATAGTTATAAGTATTTTAGGTTTTTTAATAATTGTCTATTTTACAAGTTCTATGAGAGCGATGCTTGATTTTGCGATGATTTTATCTTTTACAACAACACCAGTTTTTGCACTTTTAAATTATAAATTAGTAAAAAGTACAAAACTTCCTACTGATTTAAAAAATGGTAAATTCTTAGAAATTTTATCTATTTTAGGACTTATCTTTTTATTTGGATTTTTACTTTTATTTATCGTTTATAGATGGTTTCCTACTCTTTTAGGATTGTAATTTATAGAAAATTGTTGGGTATTTATACCCAACAAAGTTTTACTTTTATTTACAAAGTTCTGGATTTTCTTCGCAAATTGCTTCAAGATTTTCTTTTGCTTCAACATGCCCTTGTGCAGCAGCTTGTTTATAGTATTTTATAGCTTTTTTAAAGTCTTGTTCAACTCCAATAGCATTTTGATACATTGTTCCAAGATTATATTGAGCTTCTGCATAACCTTGATTTGCTGATTTCTCATACCATTTTACAGCTTCTTCATACGATTGATGAACATTAGTTCCATTTGCATACATATTTCCAAAATCATTTTGAAATTTTGGATCATTCTTTTTTGTAGCTGTTTCTTGATAATTTTTTGAATTTAGTTCATTATTATTTTCAGAAGGATATAAAAATACTATTGTGATTACTAAAATTACCAAAACTAGCAAAGCTAAAACTATTTTTTTCATTATCATGTCTCCTTTGTTTGATATGATTATACATTTTCATTTATAAAGATTTATCTACTATTTAAAGTTTATTGCTAAAATTCCAAAATGAAATTAACAAAAGAGCAAGAAAAAATCATAAACAGTAAAGAATTATCTTTTAAAATAAATGCAGTAGCAGGAAGTGGAAAAACTACAACACTTCTTGAATATGCAAAAAAAAACTCAAATTTAAAGATTTTATACCTTGCTTACAATAAATCTTTGCAAGTTTCACTTCAAGAAAAACTACAAAATTATAATCTTCCATATCTGCACGTTAGCACTATTCACTCACTTGCTTATAATAGGATTCAAGCATATAACTACAATCTAACAAATGATTTGAAAAACTACATTATTGAAAAAGTTATCACAACTTATGAGTTTCAAACAAATCAAAAAAACTATTTTCCAAGCTTGGAATATACAGCTTTAGTAAAAGATTTAATAACTTTTTATTGCAACTCTTCTTTGATAAATCTTGATTCAAAACTTCTTGATAGTTATAAAAAACAAAGTGATTTAAGTGCAAAGATTTTAGAACTTATAGGTAAAAATGAAAAAAGAGTTTTAGCTCACCTAAAAATACTACTTTCAAGTATGAAAAATAAAGTTATTGATGCAACACATGATTTTTATCTAAAAATGTTTTATCTAAATAAAAAGGTTTCTACAAATCTAAATTATGATTTAATTTTAGTAGATGAAGCACAAGATATAAGCGATGTGATGATAGGAATTATTGAAAATCAAAATTGTAGACGAATTTATGTTGGAGACAGTTTTCAACAAATTTATAGTTTTAGATTTGCTACAAATGCTTTAAATAAAGTTGATTTACCAGCGTTTCATCTAACAAAGAGTTTTAGATTTGGAAATAACTATGCAAAATTTCTACAATCAAGTTTAAACAATCTTTATGAGCTAAACTCAAGTAATCTTTTAAATATTTTTGGAATGGAACAAAATACAAAAATTGGAAAAGAATTTATAGATTTTTCTAAACCTTTTTGTATTATTGCTAGAACAACTTTTGGTTTGATTCAACAGTTAGTTTATTATATTCATCAAAAGAAAAAAATATATTTTGAAGGTGGATATAACTCTTATTCATTTATGAATCAAACTGTATATTCTATTTTTTATTTAAAACAGAAAAAAAATGACAAAATCACAATAGATGAAATAAAAGATTTTGAAACAATAAATGAACTTGAAACTTTTGCAAAAGATACAAAAAATCAAGATTATCTAAATATAATAAAGTTTATAAATGCCTATGGTGATAATATTTTTGAGATAAATAAAAAGATAAAAGAGCATTTAGTAAATGATAAAAAAGATGCAGATATTATCTTTACAACTGCTCACAAATCAAAAGGTTTAGAGTACGAACAAGTTTTAATGGCTGATGATTTCATCTCTAAAAAAGATATTTTAAATACAAAAAACAAACTCTCTTTTCAAAGAATAAATGAAGAGTTAAATATCTATTATGTAGCAAGTACTAGAGTAAAAAGTGCAATTTCTCTAGCAAATTTACAGTTAGATTATAAATATAATGAAAGTGAAAATATATGAAAAAAATAGTAATTTTAATAAGCCTAATT encodes:
- a CDS encoding NRAMP family divalent metal transporter, with the protein product MTNKLKNIYKIFGPGILMATAAIGGSHLVSSTQSGALYGWSLAIFILLVNLFKYPFFLSNVQYTMATKKSLIEGYATLGNGWLWLFTVLAIIAAVVNTAAVSMFAASLFGYFIPIKLTINLLSFIIIFGCLLILIAGKYHLLNNVSKIIMITLSISTILAVIMAATKEVSVVEDFISPSPWTLASLGFIVILTGWMPAPIEISSIGSLWLKSQMKQESINFKNALMDFNVGYISTAILAVFFLALGALVLHGSAYEFKDGIAFSHQLVSMYTSVIGDWSRPLIAFIAFACMFGTSITVIDGYGRAIAEAFSLIKHNKSANNKSVAIWTIVISILGFLIIVYFTSSMRAMLDFAMILSFTTTPVFALLNYKLVKSTKLPTDLKNGKFLEILSILGLIFLFGFLLLFIVYRWFPTLLGL
- a CDS encoding Y-family DNA polymerase, producing the protein MFIHLDIDCFFVSAERTLNKSLLDIPVAVGGRSSNDIFSSKKIQRTIATNRAAFSSKILSNDTHKSFKQYFVDENGRIRGIITTCSYEARKFGVKTAMSVNEALRLCPKLKMIPPNYSLYDELSNKLKDLLEKEVPLIEQYSIDEFFCDVSGYIKEDEILEFAHFLKKKILDELDLPISIGIASTKYLSKLMTEYAKPNGIKYVSSQDMPEFTKDIPIENFSGIGKALCEKLKGYNINTLGDIRKNQKLFYSWQKSGIDLYNRVCGIRDNKLTIQRERKSLGIGRSFDVVFDRNEVRRRVMILSRYLSFIIKKEKVNPLSYSILIRYEYGIKVRDYINVNRLFNEVDFKAEMIKLFEVVDSHKTHGVIQLYITVFNFTKSNDFTANLFDYEEEIKKQALTNQMQKLRLKYGVDIVKSAFEI
- a CDS encoding DoxX family membrane protein, with product MQNTIKLMRLSLGIIFVWYGMLKFFPTLSPAEDLAIKTIDIMFFHLIDGSLSIKLLAILEVAIGIGFLSGYYTKLVTIIFLGHMLCTFAPLFILPELSFTHAPYAFTLVGQYIVKNIVFILVGVMIYQNETKRGYK
- a CDS encoding UvrD-helicase domain-containing protein; this encodes MKLTKEQEKIINSKELSFKINAVAGSGKTTTLLEYAKKNSNLKILYLAYNKSLQVSLQEKLQNYNLPYLHVSTIHSLAYNRIQAYNYNLTNDLKNYIIEKVITTYEFQTNQKNYFPSLEYTALVKDLITFYCNSSLINLDSKLLDSYKKQSDLSAKILELIGKNEKRVLAHLKILLSSMKNKVIDATHDFYLKMFYLNKKVSTNLNYDLILVDEAQDISDVMIGIIENQNCRRIYVGDSFQQIYSFRFATNALNKVDLPAFHLTKSFRFGNNYAKFLQSSLNNLYELNSSNLLNIFGMEQNTKIGKEFIDFSKPFCIIARTTFGLIQQLVYYIHQKKKIYFEGGYNSYSFMNQTVYSIFYLKQKKNDKITIDEIKDFETINELETFAKDTKNQDYLNIIKFINAYGDNIFEINKKIKEHLVNDKKDADIIFTTAHKSKGLEYEQVLMADDFISKKDILNTKNKLSFQRINEELNIYYVASTRVKSAISLANLQLDYKYNESENI
- a CDS encoding tetratricopeptide repeat protein — encoded protein: MKKIVLALLVLVILVITIVFLYPSENNNELNSKNYQETATKKNDPKFQNDFGNMYANGTNVHQSYEEAVKWYEKSANQGYAEAQYNLGTMYQNAIGVEQDFKKAIKYYKQAAAQGHVEAKENLEAICEENPELCK